From a region of the Arvicanthis niloticus isolate mArvNil1 chromosome 6, mArvNil1.pat.X, whole genome shotgun sequence genome:
- the Traf7 gene encoding E3 ubiquitin-protein ligase TRAF7 isoform X1 — protein sequence MSSAKSARYSRFSGGPANLPSSDSSGTRMETTFGPTFSTVTTITKAADGTSTYKQHRRTPSSSSTLAYSPRDEEDGMPPINTPRRSDSAISVRSLHSESSMSLRSTFSLPEEEEEPEPLVFAEQPSVKLCCQLCCSVFKDPVITTCGHTFCRRCALKSEKCPVDNAKLTVVVNNIAVAEQIGELFIHCRHGCHAAGTGKPGVFEVDPRGCPFTIKLSARKDHESSCDYRPVRCPNNPSCPPLLKMNLEAHLKECEHIKCPHSKYGCTFIGNQDTYETHLETCRFEGLKEFLQQTDDRFHEMHVALAQKDQEIAFLRSMLGKLSEKIDQLEKSLELKFDVLDENQSKLSEDLMEFRRDASMLNDELSHINARLNMGILGSYDPQQIFKCKGTFVGHQGPVWCLCVYSMGDLLFSGSSDKTIKVWDTCTTYKCQKTLEGHDGIVLALCIQGCKLYSGSADCTIIVWDIQNLQKVNTIRAHDNPVCTLVSSHNMLFSGSLKAIKVWDIVGTELKLKKELTGLNHWVRALVAAQSYLYSGSYQTIKIWDIRTLDCIHVLQTSGGSVYSIAVTNHHIVCGTYENLIHVWDIESKEQVRTLTGHVGTVYALAVISTPDQTKVFSASYDRSLRVWSMDNMICTQTLLRHQGSVTALAVSRGRLFSGAVDSTVKVWTC from the exons ATGAGCTCAGCCAAGAGTGCCCGCTACAGCCGTTTCTCCGGGGGGCCTGCCAACCTTCCCTCCTCAGACAGCAGTGGG ACCAGGATGGAAACGACCTTTGGGCCTACCTTTTCGACCGTCACTACCATCACCAAAG CAGCTGATGGGACCAGCACATACAAACAGCATCGCAGGACACCTTCCTCCTCTAGCACCCTTGCCTATTCGCCACGGGATGAGGAGGATGGCATG CCCCCCATCAACACTCCTCGACGCTCTGACTCAGCCATCTCTGTCCGCTCCCTACACTCCGAGTCCAGCATGTCTCTGCGCTCCACATTCTCATtgcctgaggaggaagaagagccg GAGCCGTTGGTATTTGCCGAGCAGCCCTCAGTGAAGCTCTGCTGCCAGCTCTGCTGCAGTGTGTTCAAGGACCCTGTGATCACTACCTGTGGG CACACCTTCTGCAGACGATGTGCCTTGAAGTCAG AGAAGTGTCCTGTGGACAATGCCAAGCTGACAGTGGTGGTGAACAACATTGCAGTAGCTGAACAGATTGGAGAGCTCTTCATACATTGTCGGCATGGCTGCCATGCAGCAGGCACTGGAAAGCCTGGTGTCTTTGAGGTAGACCCAAGGGGCTGCCCCTTCACCATCAAGCTTAGTGCCCGGAA GGACCACGAGAGCAGCTGTGACTACAGGCCTGTGCGCTGCCCTAACAACCCCAGCTGCCCACCCCTTCTCAAGATGAATCTCGAGGCCCACCTGAAAGAATGCGAGCACATCAAGTGTCCCCACTCTAAGTacgg GTGCACATTTATTGGGAATCAGGACACCTATGAGACACATCTAGAAACATGCCGCTTTGAGGGCTTGAAGGAGTTCCTGCAGCAGACCGATGACCGCTTTCACGAGATGCATGTGGCACTGGCCCAGAAGGACCAGGAGATTGCCTTCCTGCGTTCCATGCTGGGCAAACTCTCAGAGAAGATTGACCAGCTGGAGAAGAGCCTTGAGCTCAAGTTTG ATGTCCTGGATGAGAACCAGAGCAAGCTCAGTGAGGACCTCATGGAGTTCCGGAGGGATGCATCCATGTTGAAT GATGAGCTGTCTCACATCAATGCACGCCTGAACATGGGTATCCTCGGAT CCTATGATCCTCAGCAGATCTTCAAGTGCAAAGGGACCTTTGTGGGACACCAGGGCCCTGTCTGGTGCCTCTGTGTCTATTCCATGGGTGACCTGCTCTTCAGTGGCTCTTCTGACAAGACGATCAAG GTGTGGGACACGTGTACCACTTACAAGTGCCAAAAGACACTGGAAGGTCATGATGGTATTGTGTTGGCACTCTGTATCCAGGG GTGCAAACTGTACAGTGGGTCTGCAGACTGCACCATCATT GTGTGGGACATCCAGAACCTACAGAAGGTGAACACCATCCGGGCCCATGACAACCCTGTATGCACACTGGTGTCTTCCCATAACATGCTCTTCAGTGGCTCCCTGAAAGCCATCAAG GTCTGGGACATCGTGGGCACTGAGCTAAAGTTGAAGAAGGAGCTCACAGGCCTCAACCACTGGGTGCGGGCCCTGGTGGCAGCACAGAGCTATCTATACAGTGGCTCTTACCAGACAATCAAG ATCTGGGACATTCGGACCCTTGACTGCATCCATGTCCTGCAGACATCTGGTGGCAGTGTGTATTCCATTGCTGTGACGAATCACCACATTGTCTGTGGCACCTACGAGAACCTCATTCAT GTATGGGACATTGAATCCAAAGAGCAGGTGCGGACCCTAACGGGCCACGTGGGCACAGTATATGCCCTGGCAGTCATTTCAacaccagaccagaccaaagTCTTCAGTGCATCCTATGACCGGTCCCTCAGG GTCTGGAGTATGGACAACATGATCTGCACACAGACGCTGCTGCGCCATCAGGGCAGTGTAACTGCACTGGCTGTTTCCCGGGGTCGGCTCTTCTCAGGGGCTGTAGATAGCACCGTGAAG gtctGGACATGCTAA
- the Traf7 gene encoding E3 ubiquitin-protein ligase TRAF7 isoform X3: MSSAKSARYSRFSGGPANLPSSDSSGTRMETTFGPTFSTVTTITKAADGTSTYKQHRRTPSSSSTLAYSPRDEEDGMPPINTPRRSDSAISVRSLHSESSMSLRSTFSLPEEEEEPEPLVFAEQPSVKLCCQLCCSVFKDPVITTCGHTFCRRCALKSEKCPVDNAKLTVVVNNIAVAEQIGELFIHCRHGCHAAGTGKPGVFEVDPRGCPFTIKLSARKDHESSCDYRPVRCPNNPSCPPLLKMNLEAHLKECEHIKCPHSKCTFIGNQDTYETHLETCRFEGLKEFLQQTDDRFHEMHVALAQKDQEIAFLRSMLGKLSEKIDQLEKSLELKFDVLDENQSKLSEDLMEFRRDASMLNDELSHINARLNMGILGSYDPQQIFKCKGTFVGHQGPVWCLCVYSMGDLLFSGSSDKTIKVWDTCTTYKCQKTLEGHDGIVLALCIQGCKLYSGSADCTIIVWDIQNLQKVNTIRAHDNPVCTLVSSHNMLFSGSLKAIKVWDIVGTELKLKKELTGLNHWVRALVAAQSYLYSGSYQTIKIWDIRTLDCIHVLQTSGGSVYSIAVTNHHIVCGTYENLIHVWDIESKEQVRTLTGHVGTVYALAVISTPDQTKVFSASYDRSLRVWSMDNMICTQTLLRHQGSVTALAVSRGRLFSGAVDSTVKVWTC, encoded by the exons ATGAGCTCAGCCAAGAGTGCCCGCTACAGCCGTTTCTCCGGGGGGCCTGCCAACCTTCCCTCCTCAGACAGCAGTGGG ACCAGGATGGAAACGACCTTTGGGCCTACCTTTTCGACCGTCACTACCATCACCAAAG CAGCTGATGGGACCAGCACATACAAACAGCATCGCAGGACACCTTCCTCCTCTAGCACCCTTGCCTATTCGCCACGGGATGAGGAGGATGGCATG CCCCCCATCAACACTCCTCGACGCTCTGACTCAGCCATCTCTGTCCGCTCCCTACACTCCGAGTCCAGCATGTCTCTGCGCTCCACATTCTCATtgcctgaggaggaagaagagccg GAGCCGTTGGTATTTGCCGAGCAGCCCTCAGTGAAGCTCTGCTGCCAGCTCTGCTGCAGTGTGTTCAAGGACCCTGTGATCACTACCTGTGGG CACACCTTCTGCAGACGATGTGCCTTGAAGTCAG AGAAGTGTCCTGTGGACAATGCCAAGCTGACAGTGGTGGTGAACAACATTGCAGTAGCTGAACAGATTGGAGAGCTCTTCATACATTGTCGGCATGGCTGCCATGCAGCAGGCACTGGAAAGCCTGGTGTCTTTGAGGTAGACCCAAGGGGCTGCCCCTTCACCATCAAGCTTAGTGCCCGGAA GGACCACGAGAGCAGCTGTGACTACAGGCCTGTGCGCTGCCCTAACAACCCCAGCTGCCCACCCCTTCTCAAGATGAATCTCGAGGCCCACCTGAAAGAATGCGAGCACATCAAGTGTCCCCACTCTAA GTGCACATTTATTGGGAATCAGGACACCTATGAGACACATCTAGAAACATGCCGCTTTGAGGGCTTGAAGGAGTTCCTGCAGCAGACCGATGACCGCTTTCACGAGATGCATGTGGCACTGGCCCAGAAGGACCAGGAGATTGCCTTCCTGCGTTCCATGCTGGGCAAACTCTCAGAGAAGATTGACCAGCTGGAGAAGAGCCTTGAGCTCAAGTTTG ATGTCCTGGATGAGAACCAGAGCAAGCTCAGTGAGGACCTCATGGAGTTCCGGAGGGATGCATCCATGTTGAAT GATGAGCTGTCTCACATCAATGCACGCCTGAACATGGGTATCCTCGGAT CCTATGATCCTCAGCAGATCTTCAAGTGCAAAGGGACCTTTGTGGGACACCAGGGCCCTGTCTGGTGCCTCTGTGTCTATTCCATGGGTGACCTGCTCTTCAGTGGCTCTTCTGACAAGACGATCAAG GTGTGGGACACGTGTACCACTTACAAGTGCCAAAAGACACTGGAAGGTCATGATGGTATTGTGTTGGCACTCTGTATCCAGGG GTGCAAACTGTACAGTGGGTCTGCAGACTGCACCATCATT GTGTGGGACATCCAGAACCTACAGAAGGTGAACACCATCCGGGCCCATGACAACCCTGTATGCACACTGGTGTCTTCCCATAACATGCTCTTCAGTGGCTCCCTGAAAGCCATCAAG GTCTGGGACATCGTGGGCACTGAGCTAAAGTTGAAGAAGGAGCTCACAGGCCTCAACCACTGGGTGCGGGCCCTGGTGGCAGCACAGAGCTATCTATACAGTGGCTCTTACCAGACAATCAAG ATCTGGGACATTCGGACCCTTGACTGCATCCATGTCCTGCAGACATCTGGTGGCAGTGTGTATTCCATTGCTGTGACGAATCACCACATTGTCTGTGGCACCTACGAGAACCTCATTCAT GTATGGGACATTGAATCCAAAGAGCAGGTGCGGACCCTAACGGGCCACGTGGGCACAGTATATGCCCTGGCAGTCATTTCAacaccagaccagaccaaagTCTTCAGTGCATCCTATGACCGGTCCCTCAGG GTCTGGAGTATGGACAACATGATCTGCACACAGACGCTGCTGCGCCATCAGGGCAGTGTAACTGCACTGGCTGTTTCCCGGGGTCGGCTCTTCTCAGGGGCTGTAGATAGCACCGTGAAG gtctGGACATGCTAA
- the Traf7 gene encoding E3 ubiquitin-protein ligase TRAF7 isoform X2: protein MSSAKSARYSRFSGGPANLPSSDSSGTRMETTFGPTFSTVTTITKADGTSTYKQHRRTPSSSSTLAYSPRDEEDGMPPINTPRRSDSAISVRSLHSESSMSLRSTFSLPEEEEEPEPLVFAEQPSVKLCCQLCCSVFKDPVITTCGHTFCRRCALKSEKCPVDNAKLTVVVNNIAVAEQIGELFIHCRHGCHAAGTGKPGVFEVDPRGCPFTIKLSARKDHESSCDYRPVRCPNNPSCPPLLKMNLEAHLKECEHIKCPHSKYGCTFIGNQDTYETHLETCRFEGLKEFLQQTDDRFHEMHVALAQKDQEIAFLRSMLGKLSEKIDQLEKSLELKFDVLDENQSKLSEDLMEFRRDASMLNDELSHINARLNMGILGSYDPQQIFKCKGTFVGHQGPVWCLCVYSMGDLLFSGSSDKTIKVWDTCTTYKCQKTLEGHDGIVLALCIQGCKLYSGSADCTIIVWDIQNLQKVNTIRAHDNPVCTLVSSHNMLFSGSLKAIKVWDIVGTELKLKKELTGLNHWVRALVAAQSYLYSGSYQTIKIWDIRTLDCIHVLQTSGGSVYSIAVTNHHIVCGTYENLIHVWDIESKEQVRTLTGHVGTVYALAVISTPDQTKVFSASYDRSLRVWSMDNMICTQTLLRHQGSVTALAVSRGRLFSGAVDSTVKVWTC, encoded by the exons ATGAGCTCAGCCAAGAGTGCCCGCTACAGCCGTTTCTCCGGGGGGCCTGCCAACCTTCCCTCCTCAGACAGCAGTGGG ACCAGGATGGAAACGACCTTTGGGCCTACCTTTTCGACCGTCACTACCATCACCAAAG CTGATGGGACCAGCACATACAAACAGCATCGCAGGACACCTTCCTCCTCTAGCACCCTTGCCTATTCGCCACGGGATGAGGAGGATGGCATG CCCCCCATCAACACTCCTCGACGCTCTGACTCAGCCATCTCTGTCCGCTCCCTACACTCCGAGTCCAGCATGTCTCTGCGCTCCACATTCTCATtgcctgaggaggaagaagagccg GAGCCGTTGGTATTTGCCGAGCAGCCCTCAGTGAAGCTCTGCTGCCAGCTCTGCTGCAGTGTGTTCAAGGACCCTGTGATCACTACCTGTGGG CACACCTTCTGCAGACGATGTGCCTTGAAGTCAG AGAAGTGTCCTGTGGACAATGCCAAGCTGACAGTGGTGGTGAACAACATTGCAGTAGCTGAACAGATTGGAGAGCTCTTCATACATTGTCGGCATGGCTGCCATGCAGCAGGCACTGGAAAGCCTGGTGTCTTTGAGGTAGACCCAAGGGGCTGCCCCTTCACCATCAAGCTTAGTGCCCGGAA GGACCACGAGAGCAGCTGTGACTACAGGCCTGTGCGCTGCCCTAACAACCCCAGCTGCCCACCCCTTCTCAAGATGAATCTCGAGGCCCACCTGAAAGAATGCGAGCACATCAAGTGTCCCCACTCTAAGTacgg GTGCACATTTATTGGGAATCAGGACACCTATGAGACACATCTAGAAACATGCCGCTTTGAGGGCTTGAAGGAGTTCCTGCAGCAGACCGATGACCGCTTTCACGAGATGCATGTGGCACTGGCCCAGAAGGACCAGGAGATTGCCTTCCTGCGTTCCATGCTGGGCAAACTCTCAGAGAAGATTGACCAGCTGGAGAAGAGCCTTGAGCTCAAGTTTG ATGTCCTGGATGAGAACCAGAGCAAGCTCAGTGAGGACCTCATGGAGTTCCGGAGGGATGCATCCATGTTGAAT GATGAGCTGTCTCACATCAATGCACGCCTGAACATGGGTATCCTCGGAT CCTATGATCCTCAGCAGATCTTCAAGTGCAAAGGGACCTTTGTGGGACACCAGGGCCCTGTCTGGTGCCTCTGTGTCTATTCCATGGGTGACCTGCTCTTCAGTGGCTCTTCTGACAAGACGATCAAG GTGTGGGACACGTGTACCACTTACAAGTGCCAAAAGACACTGGAAGGTCATGATGGTATTGTGTTGGCACTCTGTATCCAGGG GTGCAAACTGTACAGTGGGTCTGCAGACTGCACCATCATT GTGTGGGACATCCAGAACCTACAGAAGGTGAACACCATCCGGGCCCATGACAACCCTGTATGCACACTGGTGTCTTCCCATAACATGCTCTTCAGTGGCTCCCTGAAAGCCATCAAG GTCTGGGACATCGTGGGCACTGAGCTAAAGTTGAAGAAGGAGCTCACAGGCCTCAACCACTGGGTGCGGGCCCTGGTGGCAGCACAGAGCTATCTATACAGTGGCTCTTACCAGACAATCAAG ATCTGGGACATTCGGACCCTTGACTGCATCCATGTCCTGCAGACATCTGGTGGCAGTGTGTATTCCATTGCTGTGACGAATCACCACATTGTCTGTGGCACCTACGAGAACCTCATTCAT GTATGGGACATTGAATCCAAAGAGCAGGTGCGGACCCTAACGGGCCACGTGGGCACAGTATATGCCCTGGCAGTCATTTCAacaccagaccagaccaaagTCTTCAGTGCATCCTATGACCGGTCCCTCAGG GTCTGGAGTATGGACAACATGATCTGCACACAGACGCTGCTGCGCCATCAGGGCAGTGTAACTGCACTGGCTGTTTCCCGGGGTCGGCTCTTCTCAGGGGCTGTAGATAGCACCGTGAAG gtctGGACATGCTAA
- the Traf7 gene encoding E3 ubiquitin-protein ligase TRAF7 isoform X4 — protein sequence METTFGPTFSTVTTITKAADGTSTYKQHRRTPSSSSTLAYSPRDEEDGMPPINTPRRSDSAISVRSLHSESSMSLRSTFSLPEEEEEPEPLVFAEQPSVKLCCQLCCSVFKDPVITTCGHTFCRRCALKSEKCPVDNAKLTVVVNNIAVAEQIGELFIHCRHGCHAAGTGKPGVFEVDPRGCPFTIKLSARKDHESSCDYRPVRCPNNPSCPPLLKMNLEAHLKECEHIKCPHSKYGCTFIGNQDTYETHLETCRFEGLKEFLQQTDDRFHEMHVALAQKDQEIAFLRSMLGKLSEKIDQLEKSLELKFDVLDENQSKLSEDLMEFRRDASMLNDELSHINARLNMGILGSYDPQQIFKCKGTFVGHQGPVWCLCVYSMGDLLFSGSSDKTIKVWDTCTTYKCQKTLEGHDGIVLALCIQGCKLYSGSADCTIIVWDIQNLQKVNTIRAHDNPVCTLVSSHNMLFSGSLKAIKVWDIVGTELKLKKELTGLNHWVRALVAAQSYLYSGSYQTIKIWDIRTLDCIHVLQTSGGSVYSIAVTNHHIVCGTYENLIHVWDIESKEQVRTLTGHVGTVYALAVISTPDQTKVFSASYDRSLRVWSMDNMICTQTLLRHQGSVTALAVSRGRLFSGAVDSTVKVWTC from the exons ATGGAAACGACCTTTGGGCCTACCTTTTCGACCGTCACTACCATCACCAAAG CAGCTGATGGGACCAGCACATACAAACAGCATCGCAGGACACCTTCCTCCTCTAGCACCCTTGCCTATTCGCCACGGGATGAGGAGGATGGCATG CCCCCCATCAACACTCCTCGACGCTCTGACTCAGCCATCTCTGTCCGCTCCCTACACTCCGAGTCCAGCATGTCTCTGCGCTCCACATTCTCATtgcctgaggaggaagaagagccg GAGCCGTTGGTATTTGCCGAGCAGCCCTCAGTGAAGCTCTGCTGCCAGCTCTGCTGCAGTGTGTTCAAGGACCCTGTGATCACTACCTGTGGG CACACCTTCTGCAGACGATGTGCCTTGAAGTCAG AGAAGTGTCCTGTGGACAATGCCAAGCTGACAGTGGTGGTGAACAACATTGCAGTAGCTGAACAGATTGGAGAGCTCTTCATACATTGTCGGCATGGCTGCCATGCAGCAGGCACTGGAAAGCCTGGTGTCTTTGAGGTAGACCCAAGGGGCTGCCCCTTCACCATCAAGCTTAGTGCCCGGAA GGACCACGAGAGCAGCTGTGACTACAGGCCTGTGCGCTGCCCTAACAACCCCAGCTGCCCACCCCTTCTCAAGATGAATCTCGAGGCCCACCTGAAAGAATGCGAGCACATCAAGTGTCCCCACTCTAAGTacgg GTGCACATTTATTGGGAATCAGGACACCTATGAGACACATCTAGAAACATGCCGCTTTGAGGGCTTGAAGGAGTTCCTGCAGCAGACCGATGACCGCTTTCACGAGATGCATGTGGCACTGGCCCAGAAGGACCAGGAGATTGCCTTCCTGCGTTCCATGCTGGGCAAACTCTCAGAGAAGATTGACCAGCTGGAGAAGAGCCTTGAGCTCAAGTTTG ATGTCCTGGATGAGAACCAGAGCAAGCTCAGTGAGGACCTCATGGAGTTCCGGAGGGATGCATCCATGTTGAAT GATGAGCTGTCTCACATCAATGCACGCCTGAACATGGGTATCCTCGGAT CCTATGATCCTCAGCAGATCTTCAAGTGCAAAGGGACCTTTGTGGGACACCAGGGCCCTGTCTGGTGCCTCTGTGTCTATTCCATGGGTGACCTGCTCTTCAGTGGCTCTTCTGACAAGACGATCAAG GTGTGGGACACGTGTACCACTTACAAGTGCCAAAAGACACTGGAAGGTCATGATGGTATTGTGTTGGCACTCTGTATCCAGGG GTGCAAACTGTACAGTGGGTCTGCAGACTGCACCATCATT GTGTGGGACATCCAGAACCTACAGAAGGTGAACACCATCCGGGCCCATGACAACCCTGTATGCACACTGGTGTCTTCCCATAACATGCTCTTCAGTGGCTCCCTGAAAGCCATCAAG GTCTGGGACATCGTGGGCACTGAGCTAAAGTTGAAGAAGGAGCTCACAGGCCTCAACCACTGGGTGCGGGCCCTGGTGGCAGCACAGAGCTATCTATACAGTGGCTCTTACCAGACAATCAAG ATCTGGGACATTCGGACCCTTGACTGCATCCATGTCCTGCAGACATCTGGTGGCAGTGTGTATTCCATTGCTGTGACGAATCACCACATTGTCTGTGGCACCTACGAGAACCTCATTCAT GTATGGGACATTGAATCCAAAGAGCAGGTGCGGACCCTAACGGGCCACGTGGGCACAGTATATGCCCTGGCAGTCATTTCAacaccagaccagaccaaagTCTTCAGTGCATCCTATGACCGGTCCCTCAGG GTCTGGAGTATGGACAACATGATCTGCACACAGACGCTGCTGCGCCATCAGGGCAGTGTAACTGCACTGGCTGTTTCCCGGGGTCGGCTCTTCTCAGGGGCTGTAGATAGCACCGTGAAG gtctGGACATGCTAA
- the Traf7 gene encoding E3 ubiquitin-protein ligase TRAF7 isoform X5, with product METTFGPTFSTVTTITKADGTSTYKQHRRTPSSSSTLAYSPRDEEDGMPPINTPRRSDSAISVRSLHSESSMSLRSTFSLPEEEEEPEPLVFAEQPSVKLCCQLCCSVFKDPVITTCGHTFCRRCALKSEKCPVDNAKLTVVVNNIAVAEQIGELFIHCRHGCHAAGTGKPGVFEVDPRGCPFTIKLSARKDHESSCDYRPVRCPNNPSCPPLLKMNLEAHLKECEHIKCPHSKYGCTFIGNQDTYETHLETCRFEGLKEFLQQTDDRFHEMHVALAQKDQEIAFLRSMLGKLSEKIDQLEKSLELKFDVLDENQSKLSEDLMEFRRDASMLNDELSHINARLNMGILGSYDPQQIFKCKGTFVGHQGPVWCLCVYSMGDLLFSGSSDKTIKVWDTCTTYKCQKTLEGHDGIVLALCIQGCKLYSGSADCTIIVWDIQNLQKVNTIRAHDNPVCTLVSSHNMLFSGSLKAIKVWDIVGTELKLKKELTGLNHWVRALVAAQSYLYSGSYQTIKIWDIRTLDCIHVLQTSGGSVYSIAVTNHHIVCGTYENLIHVWDIESKEQVRTLTGHVGTVYALAVISTPDQTKVFSASYDRSLRVWSMDNMICTQTLLRHQGSVTALAVSRGRLFSGAVDSTVKVWTC from the exons ATGGAAACGACCTTTGGGCCTACCTTTTCGACCGTCACTACCATCACCAAAG CTGATGGGACCAGCACATACAAACAGCATCGCAGGACACCTTCCTCCTCTAGCACCCTTGCCTATTCGCCACGGGATGAGGAGGATGGCATG CCCCCCATCAACACTCCTCGACGCTCTGACTCAGCCATCTCTGTCCGCTCCCTACACTCCGAGTCCAGCATGTCTCTGCGCTCCACATTCTCATtgcctgaggaggaagaagagccg GAGCCGTTGGTATTTGCCGAGCAGCCCTCAGTGAAGCTCTGCTGCCAGCTCTGCTGCAGTGTGTTCAAGGACCCTGTGATCACTACCTGTGGG CACACCTTCTGCAGACGATGTGCCTTGAAGTCAG AGAAGTGTCCTGTGGACAATGCCAAGCTGACAGTGGTGGTGAACAACATTGCAGTAGCTGAACAGATTGGAGAGCTCTTCATACATTGTCGGCATGGCTGCCATGCAGCAGGCACTGGAAAGCCTGGTGTCTTTGAGGTAGACCCAAGGGGCTGCCCCTTCACCATCAAGCTTAGTGCCCGGAA GGACCACGAGAGCAGCTGTGACTACAGGCCTGTGCGCTGCCCTAACAACCCCAGCTGCCCACCCCTTCTCAAGATGAATCTCGAGGCCCACCTGAAAGAATGCGAGCACATCAAGTGTCCCCACTCTAAGTacgg GTGCACATTTATTGGGAATCAGGACACCTATGAGACACATCTAGAAACATGCCGCTTTGAGGGCTTGAAGGAGTTCCTGCAGCAGACCGATGACCGCTTTCACGAGATGCATGTGGCACTGGCCCAGAAGGACCAGGAGATTGCCTTCCTGCGTTCCATGCTGGGCAAACTCTCAGAGAAGATTGACCAGCTGGAGAAGAGCCTTGAGCTCAAGTTTG ATGTCCTGGATGAGAACCAGAGCAAGCTCAGTGAGGACCTCATGGAGTTCCGGAGGGATGCATCCATGTTGAAT GATGAGCTGTCTCACATCAATGCACGCCTGAACATGGGTATCCTCGGAT CCTATGATCCTCAGCAGATCTTCAAGTGCAAAGGGACCTTTGTGGGACACCAGGGCCCTGTCTGGTGCCTCTGTGTCTATTCCATGGGTGACCTGCTCTTCAGTGGCTCTTCTGACAAGACGATCAAG GTGTGGGACACGTGTACCACTTACAAGTGCCAAAAGACACTGGAAGGTCATGATGGTATTGTGTTGGCACTCTGTATCCAGGG GTGCAAACTGTACAGTGGGTCTGCAGACTGCACCATCATT GTGTGGGACATCCAGAACCTACAGAAGGTGAACACCATCCGGGCCCATGACAACCCTGTATGCACACTGGTGTCTTCCCATAACATGCTCTTCAGTGGCTCCCTGAAAGCCATCAAG GTCTGGGACATCGTGGGCACTGAGCTAAAGTTGAAGAAGGAGCTCACAGGCCTCAACCACTGGGTGCGGGCCCTGGTGGCAGCACAGAGCTATCTATACAGTGGCTCTTACCAGACAATCAAG ATCTGGGACATTCGGACCCTTGACTGCATCCATGTCCTGCAGACATCTGGTGGCAGTGTGTATTCCATTGCTGTGACGAATCACCACATTGTCTGTGGCACCTACGAGAACCTCATTCAT GTATGGGACATTGAATCCAAAGAGCAGGTGCGGACCCTAACGGGCCACGTGGGCACAGTATATGCCCTGGCAGTCATTTCAacaccagaccagaccaaagTCTTCAGTGCATCCTATGACCGGTCCCTCAGG GTCTGGAGTATGGACAACATGATCTGCACACAGACGCTGCTGCGCCATCAGGGCAGTGTAACTGCACTGGCTGTTTCCCGGGGTCGGCTCTTCTCAGGGGCTGTAGATAGCACCGTGAAG gtctGGACATGCTAA